The Deltaproteobacteria bacterium HGW-Deltaproteobacteria-6 genome has a segment encoding these proteins:
- a CDS encoding sorbitol-6-phosphate 2-dehydrogenase (catalyzes the conversion of sorbitol 6-phosphate into fructose 6-phosphate), with protein sequence MIGIDMTGKVTLVTGAGGGIGGGIADVFAKAGSKVYVADLELEDARLKAGQMKAEGLLAEAVQLDVTKKDDIYALIDRIVKENGKIDHLINCAGIAYSKPYMESNDDEFRKTLEVNLIGVSNCCQAVLRQMIPRREGKIVNILSASSRQGSDFYTHYSSSKFGAMGLTQGVGLAAARHNINVNGICPGIIETKIGEKQGGGLTQQMAKYSGKPEELMRESIRKTIPLRRFQSGEDIGHMALFLCSDLAKNITCQAINVCGGMRMN encoded by the coding sequence ATGATTGGAATAGATATGACGGGCAAGGTAACCCTGGTAACAGGCGCCGGAGGGGGAATCGGCGGCGGCATCGCGGACGTTTTTGCGAAAGCCGGCTCCAAGGTTTATGTGGCGGATCTGGAACTGGAAGACGCGAGACTAAAAGCGGGACAGATGAAAGCGGAAGGACTGCTTGCGGAAGCCGTGCAGCTTGATGTTACGAAAAAAGATGATATCTACGCTCTTATTGACCGGATTGTAAAAGAGAACGGGAAGATCGATCATCTCATCAACTGCGCCGGAATTGCCTACAGCAAACCCTATATGGAATCTAACGACGACGAGTTTCGAAAAACACTCGAAGTTAACCTGATCGGTGTCAGTAACTGCTGTCAGGCCGTTCTCCGGCAGATGATTCCCCGCAGGGAAGGCAAAATAGTGAATATCCTGTCGGCATCGTCCCGGCAGGGGAGCGACTTTTATACGCATTATTCATCGTCGAAATTCGGCGCGATGGGCCTGACCCAGGGCGTAGGGCTTGCCGCAGCCAGGCACAACATCAATGTCAACGGTATCTGTCCCGGAATCATCGAAACCAAGATAGGCGAAAAACAGGGCGGCGGCCTGACGCAGCAGATGGCGAAGTATTCGGGAAAGCCGGAGGAACTGATGCGGGAGAGTATCAGAAAAACCATTCCGCTCAGGAGATTCCAGAGCGGCGAAGATATCGGCCATATGGCGCTGTTTCTCTGCTCCGATCTCGCGAAAAATATCACCTGCCAGGCCATCAACGTCTGCGGCGGGATGCGAATGAATTAA
- a CDS encoding TetR/AcrR family transcriptional regulator: MKKKNSFAELRDHEKRARQDVIIESAKRIFATKPFSKVSIRDIAGEAGISHASIYRYFPDQQSLFLEAYLHGAQEITAILSGIIEKSGRKTIEKVADAYLNYLIDNDQFCRMMTHFMLDGSLPAEMVDKLNASERLIFDQFDILFRKANMPEPVRPLSHAFFAALNGVHVTFRNYPGRTPAAVHQHMHHIAQVVVAKFKKTAV; the protein is encoded by the coding sequence ATGAAAAAGAAGAATTCTTTTGCTGAACTCAGAGATCATGAGAAAAGAGCCAGGCAGGATGTCATTATTGAGTCTGCCAAGCGGATATTTGCCACTAAACCATTCAGCAAAGTCAGTATTCGCGACATTGCCGGAGAGGCCGGTATCTCTCACGCGTCTATTTACCGGTATTTTCCCGATCAGCAATCTCTGTTTCTGGAAGCCTATCTTCACGGGGCTCAGGAAATAACGGCCATTCTTAGCGGCATTATTGAGAAAAGTGGAAGAAAAACCATCGAAAAGGTAGCCGATGCCTATCTCAACTACCTGATCGATAATGACCAGTTTTGCCGGATGATGACCCATTTTATGCTGGACGGCTCACTGCCCGCGGAAATGGTTGACAAACTCAACGCCTCCGAACGCCTTATTTTTGATCAATTCGATATTCTTTTTCGGAAAGCAAACATGCCGGAACCGGTGAGACCTTTATCGCATGCTTTCTTCGCGGCGCTCAATGGCGTTCATGTCACGTTTCGAAATTATCCCGGCAGGACTCCTGCGGCTGTGCATCAGCATATGCATCATATCGCCCAGGTCGTTGTGGCTAAATTTAAAAAAACAGCCGTTTGA
- a CDS encoding reductase, whose protein sequence is MVKVNLEKCIGCGTCKADCTAANIALKDGKAVHGKFCLECGHCLAVCPQHAVALVGNYDPSEIIEYDPKQFEITPERLLNFVKFRRSIRQYTGEPVSDADIAKILEMGRYTQTGANMQLLRYIVLTKDTLREITPIALTALAELDVKSVDKKAMRVPHQYLDFQSIWVNWHQVYQKNQRDLLFHGAPNALLIVSRKCNEVDGCLNAGHLELMINALGLGACLMGFGTFAFDVSPELKQRVGIREDESVIFMMVFGHPKVKYLRTVNRKKVKYEKI, encoded by the coding sequence ATGGTAAAAGTTAATCTGGAAAAATGTATCGGATGCGGCACCTGCAAAGCGGACTGCACCGCCGCGAACATCGCTCTCAAAGACGGGAAGGCCGTTCACGGCAAATTCTGTCTGGAATGCGGACACTGCCTTGCCGTATGCCCGCAGCATGCGGTTGCCTTGGTTGGCAACTATGATCCTTCGGAGATTATCGAATATGATCCAAAGCAATTCGAGATTACGCCCGAGAGGCTTTTAAATTTTGTTAAATTCCGCCGGAGCATCCGTCAATATACGGGCGAACCGGTAAGCGATGCGGATATCGCGAAAATACTGGAGATGGGACGATACACGCAAACCGGCGCAAATATGCAGTTGCTGCGTTATATCGTCCTGACAAAGGATACGCTGCGGGAGATTACGCCGATTGCGCTCACGGCACTGGCGGAACTGGACGTCAAAAGCGTCGATAAGAAAGCGATGCGGGTGCCGCATCAGTACCTGGATTTCCAATCCATCTGGGTCAACTGGCATCAGGTTTACCAGAAAAACCAGAGGGATTTATTGTTCCATGGCGCGCCCAACGCGCTTCTGATTGTCAGCCGGAAGTGCAACGAGGTAGACGGCTGCCTAAACGCGGGTCATCTCGAACTGATGATCAACGCGCTGGGCCTGGGCGCCTGCCTGATGGGTTTTGGAACATTCGCATTTGACGTCTCACCGGAATTAAAACAAAGAGTCGGCATTCGTGAAGATGAATCGGTCATCTTTATGATGGTTTTCGGCCATCCCAAAGTGAAGTATCTCAGAACCGTCAACCGCAAAAAAGTGAAATACGAAAAGATCTGA
- the trpD gene encoding anthranilate phosphoribosyltransferase yields the protein MDQQVLKNFGGKIERLINGQNLTEEETYCSFKQVLCNEQPDLQQGAFLAALTAKGETHDEIVGAWRAIYEFDTIRTASDLPGPLFENSGTGMDGIKTFNVSSAAAIVAAACGVTMARHGARAITSACGTVDILEAVGIDVECDISTVEKSIRETGIGLFNGTSPRVHPGGLGRILSQIRFGSTLNIAASLAHPAKPSLALRGVYAESVMEKVAQVMQLIGYERGMVVHGRNGKPGAGMDEISPSGDTLVIEFSGSRVKRYTIQPGDAGIKKCALEDILATGSIRTEARRFVEVVSGRSHQPCIDFTCLNAGAILYVAGKAADLKNGVEMSRETIMTGRALSKLKEWRAVQGR from the coding sequence ATGGACCAGCAGGTATTAAAGAATTTCGGCGGAAAGATCGAACGTCTGATTAACGGACAAAACCTCACTGAGGAAGAAACGTATTGTTCATTCAAACAGGTCTTATGCAACGAACAGCCCGATCTGCAGCAGGGAGCGTTTCTGGCCGCCCTGACCGCCAAAGGTGAAACACACGATGAGATCGTCGGTGCGTGGCGCGCCATATATGAGTTTGACACGATACGCACGGCTTCCGATCTGCCCGGTCCTCTTTTTGAAAATTCCGGCACGGGTATGGACGGGATAAAAACATTCAACGTCAGCAGTGCCGCGGCCATCGTAGCCGCGGCCTGCGGCGTCACAATGGCCAGACATGGAGCACGGGCCATTACCTCTGCATGCGGCACCGTCGATATTCTTGAAGCGGTGGGAATCGATGTGGAATGCGATATATCAACCGTAGAGAAAAGTATCCGCGAGACAGGCATCGGTCTTTTCAACGGCACAAGCCCCAGGGTGCATCCCGGCGGTTTGGGCCGCATTCTCAGCCAGATACGATTCGGCTCCACCCTGAACATTGCCGCTTCTCTTGCCCATCCCGCTAAACCGTCCCTAGCCCTCAGGGGCGTTTACGCAGAATCGGTGATGGAGAAAGTAGCACAGGTCATGCAGCTCATCGGTTATGAACGAGGCATGGTCGTACACGGAAGGAACGGAAAACCGGGAGCGGGAATGGATGAAATCTCGCCTTCCGGAGACACTCTCGTCATCGAGTTTTCCGGAAGCCGGGTGAAGCGCTATACCATTCAGCCCGGGGACGCGGGCATAAAGAAATGCGCCCTTGAAGATATTCTGGCAACCGGCAGCATCCGGACCGAGGCCCGGCGGTTTGTCGAGGTCGTCTCCGGCCGGTCCCATCAACCCTGTATCGACTTCACCTGCCTGAACGCCGGGGCAATCCTCTACGTGGCGGGCAAGGCCGCTGATCTGAAAAATGGCGTGGAAATGAGTAGGGAAACCATCATGACGGGAAGGGCCCTGAGCAAGCTGAAGGAATGGCGGGCGGTTCAAGGAAGATAA
- a CDS encoding patatin, with amino-acid sequence MKIGLTLGGGGVRGLAHVPILEALDDLGIKPDIISGTSVGAIIGALYASGMSGKEIRERISRYLILKDDTWRDIVAKKSDLLKWVTAFSAGLSRGGFIKTQRFIEYLFSEIKKPTFEELDIPLLVVAADYWTAQEVVFEAGDLLPALQASMAVSGVFAPVSIAGRVFIDGGVVNLVPYDHLLERADFTIAVDVSKVRNEGDHKIPGALESVFGAFNIMQASALAEKMKHKKPDIYIQQEIQEVRMFDFGKAADIFLQAQSAVDLLRRQLKDSAIG; translated from the coding sequence ATGAAAATCGGTTTGACCTTGGGAGGCGGCGGTGTTCGCGGTTTGGCGCATGTTCCTATTCTGGAGGCTCTTGATGATCTGGGCATTAAACCGGACATCATTTCCGGCACCAGTGTCGGCGCCATCATCGGGGCGCTCTATGCCTCCGGGATGTCCGGGAAGGAGATCCGGGAGCGCATCAGCCGGTATCTCATTTTAAAAGATGATACCTGGCGGGATATCGTGGCCAAGAAAAGTGACCTGCTGAAATGGGTTACGGCTTTTTCCGCGGGATTGTCGCGCGGCGGGTTTATCAAGACACAGCGCTTTATTGAATATCTGTTCAGTGAAATTAAGAAGCCGACTTTTGAAGAGTTGGATATTCCACTGTTAGTCGTTGCCGCGGACTATTGGACCGCACAGGAAGTTGTGTTTGAAGCAGGTGATCTGCTTCCCGCTCTGCAGGCCAGCATGGCCGTGTCGGGAGTATTTGCGCCGGTGTCGATTGCAGGCAGGGTTTTCATCGATGGAGGCGTCGTCAATCTGGTTCCCTACGATCACCTTTTAGAGCGGGCTGATTTTACCATAGCCGTGGATGTGAGCAAGGTTCGCAATGAAGGGGATCATAAAATTCCCGGCGCTCTGGAGTCCGTTTTTGGAGCTTTCAATATCATGCAGGCGTCGGCTCTTGCTGAAAAGATGAAGCACAAAAAGCCTGACATCTATATCCAGCAGGAAATCCAGGAAGTGCGGATGTTTGACTTTGGAAAAGCCGCGGACATTTTCCTGCAGGCCCAATCCGCTGTAGACTTGCTGAGAAGACAGCTGAAAGATTCGGCCATCGGATAG
- a CDS encoding 4Fe-4S ferredoxin — translation MVDMNLCSQLARAIGAGESPLIPRIFEALVNDDEARVMLLASPPATVEELAQKSGLSADAITAMMDSLFQRGLIFKAAKGGEKKFYRVKTIPQMHDSTSLTPGISRHVLDLWKEYMEKEWPDYGQMIMEMLPGSIMRVVPVNESIEPQSRILAYDDVIKIIEDAKILSVTNCSCRVISGNCTKPLEVCMQVDRAAEYNIDRGTGRVLSKNEAIEILKKCREEGLVHVVDNRQTVGHVICNCCNDCCLNWAIMKGPKKWVAPSRFEATVDADLCSGCETCVERCFFDALSMKDDLAAVDPEKCLGCGACTVVCPVDALKLKEVRPADFVPV, via the coding sequence ATGGTAGACATGAATTTGTGCAGCCAACTTGCCCGCGCCATCGGGGCGGGAGAATCGCCGCTCATCCCCAGAATCTTCGAAGCGCTTGTTAATGACGATGAGGCCAGAGTCATGCTCCTGGCTTCCCCGCCTGCAACCGTCGAAGAATTAGCCCAAAAATCAGGATTGTCCGCAGACGCGATTACGGCCATGATGGATTCCTTATTTCAACGGGGGTTGATCTTCAAGGCCGCCAAAGGCGGTGAAAAAAAATTCTACCGTGTCAAAACCATTCCGCAGATGCACGATTCCACCAGCCTGACTCCGGGAATTTCCAGGCATGTGCTGGACCTGTGGAAAGAGTACATGGAAAAGGAATGGCCGGATTACGGTCAGATGATCATGGAAATGCTGCCCGGTTCCATCATGCGGGTTGTCCCCGTCAATGAAAGCATCGAACCGCAATCACGGATTCTGGCTTACGATGATGTCATAAAGATTATCGAGGATGCTAAAATACTTTCGGTTACCAATTGCTCCTGCCGCGTAATTTCCGGTAATTGCACCAAGCCGCTGGAAGTTTGCATGCAGGTCGATCGTGCCGCCGAATACAATATCGACCGGGGAACGGGACGGGTATTGTCCAAAAACGAGGCCATTGAGATATTGAAAAAGTGCCGGGAGGAAGGGCTGGTGCATGTTGTGGATAATCGCCAGACGGTCGGCCATGTCATCTGCAATTGCTGCAATGACTGCTGCCTGAACTGGGCAATTATGAAGGGACCGAAGAAATGGGTGGCGCCCAGCCGTTTTGAGGCCACAGTCGATGCCGATCTTTGCAGCGGATGCGAAACGTGTGTGGAGCGATGTTTTTTCGACGCGCTTTCCATGAAGGATGATCTGGCTGCCGTAGATCCGGAAAAGTGCCTGGGATGCGGCGCCTGCACCGTCGTCTGTCCCGTGGATGCCTTAAAGCTCAAAGAGGTGCGACCGGCCGATTTTGTTCCGGTCTGA
- a CDS encoding gluconate 5-dehydrogenase (Involved in the nonphosphorylative, ketogenic oxidation of glucose and oxidizes gluconate to 5-ketogluconate) has translation MKLTDMFSLKGKVALITGGGRGIGKFIATGLAEAGADIILTSRKLKNLEATAKELEAEFKVKALAIASDMAKEETIDAMLAEAVAKLGHIDILVNNAGATWGAPTLEFPLEKWDQLFNVNVRGVWILTQKVARIMKEQGGGNIINISSVMAFRGSIEEGHPAIPYNSTKAAINLLTMNLAVKLARYNIRVNAIAPGFFHTDMMAYIDKPDFKPIRDAIINEIPLRHVGEIDDMKGVAVFLASPASAFMTGHVMVVDGGQIAK, from the coding sequence ATGAAACTCACAGACATGTTTTCGCTCAAGGGAAAAGTGGCGCTGATCACAGGCGGCGGCCGGGGCATCGGCAAATTTATTGCCACCGGCCTTGCCGAAGCAGGCGCGGATATCATTTTAACATCCCGCAAGTTGAAGAATCTGGAGGCTACGGCCAAAGAACTGGAAGCCGAGTTCAAAGTCAAAGCGCTGGCCATTGCCAGTGACATGGCCAAAGAAGAAACCATTGACGCCATGCTGGCGGAAGCTGTGGCAAAATTGGGGCACATTGACATTCTGGTCAACAACGCCGGTGCGACCTGGGGCGCTCCCACCCTTGAGTTCCCCCTGGAAAAATGGGATCAGCTTTTCAACGTCAACGTCCGCGGCGTCTGGATTCTCACCCAGAAAGTCGCCCGCATCATGAAGGAACAGGGCGGCGGCAACATCATCAATATTTCTTCCGTCATGGCTTTCCGCGGCTCCATCGAGGAAGGTCATCCGGCCATTCCTTATAATTCCACTAAAGCGGCCATCAATCTGCTGACCATGAATCTGGCTGTCAAATTGGCCCGGTATAACATTCGCGTCAATGCCATCGCACCGGGTTTTTTTCACACGGACATGATGGCTTACATCGACAAGCCCGATTTTAAACCGATCCGCGACGCGATCATCAATGAGATCCCGCTGCGCCATGTCGGTGAAATTGATGACATGAAGGGTGTGGCCGTATTCCTCGCTTCACCTGCTTCGGCCTTTATGACCGGTCATGTCATGGTTGTTGACGGCGGCCAGATCGCCAAATAA
- a CDS encoding 4Fe-4S ferredoxin — protein sequence MSNIYEKLRDRLEMMATGYPATANGVEIKILRQLFSEEDADLFLKLEAKPATAGQVALRLASDVADMAVRLEGMARKGLIFRVRQDEAICYFPVPFIVGIYEFQLNNLDKPLLKDISQYYLTGLGATFHGQKTPHLRSIPINAEIVADRPIFPYDDAAAIIKGKARIAVAECFCRKAVSLYGKTCSHPLETCLQFETFADYYVENGMARYISTEEALAILKQSEAEGLVIHILNSQKVEAMCCCCSCCCGMLISLKLFPAPARAVKSNYACLFDEALCNHCGICVSRCTVGAFKMKDEKVGFHADRCIGCGLCVTTCPTDALKLDKKADDSLYTPPATVYDTYAVMSREKAG from the coding sequence ATGAGCAATATTTATGAAAAATTGCGCGACAGGCTGGAAATGATGGCAACCGGTTATCCGGCAACAGCCAATGGCGTAGAAATTAAAATCCTTCGTCAGCTCTTCAGCGAAGAAGACGCGGATCTGTTTTTGAAGCTGGAGGCCAAACCGGCAACGGCCGGGCAGGTGGCTTTGCGTCTGGCATCGGATGTTGCGGACATGGCGGTTCGACTGGAAGGAATGGCCCGCAAGGGCCTTATCTTCAGAGTCAGGCAGGATGAGGCGATCTGTTATTTTCCGGTTCCTTTCATTGTCGGCATCTATGAATTCCAGTTGAACAATTTAGATAAACCGCTGCTCAAGGACATCTCCCAGTATTATCTGACCGGTTTGGGCGCCACGTTCCACGGGCAGAAAACACCCCATCTGCGTTCCATTCCCATCAATGCCGAAATCGTCGCCGACCGGCCCATCTTCCCCTACGATGACGCTGCCGCGATCATCAAGGGGAAAGCCCGCATTGCCGTTGCCGAATGCTTTTGCCGCAAGGCGGTGAGCCTGTATGGAAAAACCTGTTCGCATCCCCTGGAGACGTGCCTGCAGTTTGAGACTTTTGCCGATTATTATGTGGAAAACGGAATGGCGCGTTACATCAGCACGGAGGAGGCACTGGCCATTCTGAAGCAAAGTGAAGCGGAGGGACTGGTTATCCATATTTTGAATTCTCAGAAAGTGGAAGCGATGTGCTGCTGCTGTTCCTGCTGCTGCGGCATGCTGATTTCGCTCAAGCTTTTCCCGGCCCCGGCCCGCGCGGTGAAAAGCAATTATGCCTGCCTGTTTGACGAAGCCCTCTGTAACCACTGCGGTATCTGCGTCTCGCGCTGCACCGTGGGGGCATTTAAGATGAAGGATGAGAAAGTCGGGTTTCACGCCGACCGCTGCATCGGCTGCGGTCTTTGCGTCACCACCTGTCCCACCGACGCATTGAAGCTGGATAAAAAAGCGGATGACAGCCTTTATACGCCGCCTGCAACCGTTTATGATACGTATGCGGTGATGAGCCGGGAAAAGGCCGGATAA
- a CDS encoding multidrug ABC transporter ATP-binding protein: MIELNAVTKQYGSLAAVDNVSFSVKAGEYFALLGPNGAGKTTIVKMLLDFTRPTSGHLAVNGISSTQAASRTAIGYLAENHHIPPHLSGWQYLQRCSELLDISRSDGADQCKRIVGQIGMQGREHAKANTYSKGMVQRFGIGAALVGNPKLLILDEPTSGLDPIGIRETRQLLESLKGQGMTIFLNSHLLSEVEKICDNAAIINQGRLLVKDTISALIKNGDTLEDVFVRLVKG; this comes from the coding sequence ATGATTGAATTGAATGCCGTAACCAAACAATATGGCTCCCTGGCCGCCGTCGATAATGTTTCATTTTCCGTAAAAGCAGGCGAGTATTTTGCTCTGCTTGGTCCCAACGGAGCAGGAAAAACAACCATTGTCAAAATGCTGCTGGACTTTACCCGGCCAACATCGGGACATTTGGCGGTCAATGGTATTTCCAGTACGCAGGCGGCAAGCCGCACCGCCATCGGTTATCTGGCTGAGAACCACCATATCCCCCCGCATCTTTCCGGTTGGCAGTACCTGCAGCGCTGCTCGGAACTGTTGGACATCAGTCGATCAGACGGAGCGGATCAATGCAAGCGCATTGTCGGGCAAATCGGGATGCAGGGCAGGGAGCATGCCAAAGCAAACACCTATTCCAAAGGTATGGTTCAGCGGTTTGGAATCGGCGCCGCCCTTGTCGGGAATCCGAAGCTTCTTATTCTTGATGAACCTACCTCCGGCCTTGATCCCATCGGCATCCGGGAAACACGCCAGCTGCTGGAATCACTCAAAGGCCAGGGTATGACGATCTTCCTCAATTCTCACCTTTTATCGGAAGTTGAAAAAATATGCGACAACGCCGCTATTATCAACCAGGGAAGGCTCCTGGTGAAGGACACCATTTCCGCACTGATCAAGAATGGCGATACTCTGGAAGATGTGTTTGTCCGGTTGGTGAAAGGTTGA
- a CDS encoding butyryl-CoA:acetate CoA-transferase has product MGDFQKMYKEKLVTAEEAVKKVKSGDWIDWAMFNGKPVELDKALAARKDELSDIKIMAAVTVPPVPEVVQKDPKGEVFTYNDQHFSLLTRILQEMCQGVFYQPTLYGESELYVTNGMYDPKKAGTPLRDHFMAQVAPMDKDGYFNWGLHNSCCYLQAISSKNIILEVNNNIPYAYGGNMERIHISQIQAVVEGNNTALAELPVVTPSETDKKIAEHVLAHLKDGDCIQLGIGGMPNVLGKLISQSDLKNLGGWTEMLVDAYHDMWEAGVMNGMKKTFDQGKINYTFALGGKPLYDWIDRNPALASCSVGYVNHPTRLAQIDNLISINQALQVDLYGQVNAESSGFKQISGNGGMSDFVLGSYWSKGGRSFICLPSTHKKKDGTIESRIVPNFDLGSITTVTRQMVNFVVTEYGAVALKTCPTWYRAEKLISIAHPDFRDDLIKEAEKRKIWRQSNKK; this is encoded by the coding sequence ATGGGTGATTTTCAAAAAATGTATAAGGAAAAACTGGTGACCGCCGAAGAGGCGGTCAAAAAAGTGAAATCCGGCGACTGGATTGACTGGGCCATGTTCAACGGCAAACCGGTTGAACTGGACAAGGCACTGGCGGCGCGAAAGGATGAACTGAGCGATATTAAGATCATGGCAGCAGTGACCGTACCGCCGGTCCCGGAAGTCGTTCAGAAAGATCCCAAAGGCGAAGTTTTCACATACAATGACCAGCATTTCAGTTTGCTTACCCGCATCCTGCAGGAAATGTGTCAGGGCGTTTTTTATCAGCCGACTTTATATGGCGAGTCGGAACTCTATGTCACAAACGGGATGTATGACCCGAAAAAAGCAGGTACACCGCTGCGCGACCATTTCATGGCGCAGGTCGCCCCGATGGACAAAGACGGCTACTTCAACTGGGGGCTGCACAACTCCTGCTGCTATCTGCAGGCGATCAGTTCAAAAAATATCATTCTGGAAGTCAACAATAACATCCCCTATGCATACGGCGGCAACATGGAGAGAATCCACATTTCGCAGATTCAAGCCGTGGTCGAAGGCAACAACACGGCTTTGGCGGAACTGCCCGTCGTCACCCCGTCGGAAACGGACAAAAAAATCGCCGAGCACGTCCTGGCGCATCTGAAAGACGGCGACTGCATTCAGTTGGGCATTGGCGGAATGCCGAATGTTCTGGGTAAATTGATCAGTCAATCCGATTTAAAGAATCTGGGCGGCTGGACGGAAATGCTGGTTGATGCCTATCACGATATGTGGGAAGCGGGTGTGATGAACGGAATGAAAAAGACTTTCGATCAGGGCAAAATCAACTACACGTTCGCCCTGGGAGGGAAGCCGCTTTATGACTGGATAGACCGTAATCCCGCCCTGGCTTCCTGCAGCGTGGGATATGTCAATCACCCGACAAGACTTGCCCAGATCGACAATCTGATTTCCATCAACCAGGCTCTGCAGGTTGACCTGTATGGTCAGGTCAACGCGGAAAGTTCCGGGTTCAAACAGATTTCCGGCAACGGCGGCATGTCGGACTTCGTGCTGGGATCTTACTGGTCCAAAGGCGGCCGCAGTTTCATCTGCCTGCCTTCGACACATAAGAAGAAGGACGGCACCATCGAATCCCGCATTGTTCCCAACTTCGATCTCGGCAGCATCACCACTGTAACCCGCCAGATGGTCAATTTCGTGGTGACCGAATATGGCGCAGTCGCCCTGAAAACCTGCCCCACCTGGTATCGTGCGGAAAAACTGATCTCCATTGCTCATCCTGATTTCCGGGATGACCTGATCAAGGAAGCCGAAAAAAGAAAAATCTGGAGACAATCCAACAAAAAGTAA